ATTGTATCTTCGGAAATGGAAGGGGTCCTGCCGACAATGGTCATAATCTGGGGCAGATCCTGGGTCAGGGTGCCTGTCTTGTCAAAGCAATAGACATCGGTTTTACCCACGGTTTCCAGATAAAGCCCACCCTTGATGAGGATGGAATTTTTAGCCGCATTGGCCAGGGCTGCTGTAACCGCCGAGGAGGCGGCAAGTACCGTAGCGCAAGGGCAGGACATCACCAGCATAACGGTTAGGGCACGCAAGGGGTCAAGGGTAATGGCAAAGGTAACTGCCGTGGCAGCCAGCCCTATTTTCAACAGCCTTGACGCCAGCTCGTCCGCCTTTTGCTCCACTGGCGCTTTGTTGGCCAGGGAATCTTCCACCATGCGCATGATGCCGGCAAGGTAGGTATCCTGGCCGGTTTTCACGGTACGGATAAACAAGGTACCCTGGGAAATAATGGTCCCGGCATAGACCTTGTCTCCGATATCCTTGAACACCGCTTCCGAACGGCCGTTGATGGTGGCTTCGTCTACCAGGGCGTCCCCGTCAAGAATAGTACCGTCCACCGGGATCTTCTCTCCGGTATGAGCCGCCACCACATCATCGGGCCGGATGTCCGCCACAGCCGTCTCAACTTCCATGCCGTCCCGCATCACATAGGCTGTTGCCGGGGCTACTTCCAAGATGTTACGTATGGCTTTTCTGGATCGTTGGGCCACATAGTCTTCGGTCAGTTCAGCCACATTGTAAATCCACAGGATCTGGACAGCGGAAAAAGCCTCTCCCATCAGGATCGTTGCCACAGAGCCTGCTGTCAGAAACGGCTTAACCGTGACTTTTTTCTTTTCGGCGGTGTCCCGAACAGCTTCCTTAATCAAAGGAACGGTTCCCGCAATAGCGGCCATCCCCAGAAAGCTTAAGGGGGTTTGGGCCAGTGCCAGACCAAATATCCATTTTCGAACCAACGCAAACACCATGACAGACGAGAGCCATGTCACCCGCCTGGCCTTGACTGAAAAAGATTTATCATCTTGGGTGTCACACAGACAATCTCTACATGCCGGGCTATGGACATCGGCAGAACCGTCATCAGGAAAGGCCTCAGGATCAGACACCTGGACCAGCACAGCCTGAATCAGTCCGGCAAGATCAGTTTTGTGCGGATCAAATAAAATGATAACCGATCCACTTTGGACGCGTGCATCTACCTGGGTCACCCCCACCTGACGGGCCATAAATTTCTGCATCCAGAAAGCTTTTTGGATGTCTTGCCGGCATACCGTAACCTGAACCCGCATCCTGCCGGGGATAAATTGCCGTATCCGAATACCACTTTTTTTCAACACGCTTTGTGTGATCGGCTGGGAACTGCCGTTTATTTTTCCATT
This window of the uncultured Desulfobacter sp. genome carries:
- a CDS encoding heavy metal translocating P-type ATPase, with protein sequence MNGKINGSSQPITQSVLKKSGIRIRQFIPGRMRVQVTVCRQDIQKAFWMQKFMARQVGVTQVDARVQSGSVIILFDPHKTDLAGLIQAVLVQVSDPEAFPDDGSADVHSPACRDCLCDTQDDKSFSVKARRVTWLSSVMVFALVRKWIFGLALAQTPLSFLGMAAIAGTVPLIKEAVRDTAEKKKVTVKPFLTAGSVATILMGEAFSAVQILWIYNVAELTEDYVAQRSRKAIRNILEVAPATAYVMRDGMEVETAVADIRPDDVVAAHTGEKIPVDGTILDGDALVDEATINGRSEAVFKDIGDKVYAGTIISQGTLFIRTVKTGQDTYLAGIMRMVEDSLANKAPVEQKADELASRLLKIGLAATAVTFAITLDPLRALTVMLVMSCPCATVLAASSAVTAALANAAKNSILIKGGLYLETVGKTDVYCFDKTGTLTQDLPQIMTIVGRTPSISEDTILSLAATAESHNQHPMARAILAEAEKRNLSVQAHAVCEFKAGRGVSCNIGCEEVVLVGNRQFMEEHEVDLRWFDKKAAVQRALGRTVIFVSKNGSATGMMGIANPIRPEAVAVLNYLKADGVKAIHLVTGDNKEVAQTMMDIFPFDDCRAPLLPEEKADRVEELKKAHQVVMVGDGVNDALALARADIGVAIGAGGAEVALEAADIALADSNLEGLIKVRNLSRQTMKVIDQNHYFAISTDLGGAALGMLGMLSPVMAGMIHIFHTAGILVNSSRILSWDPSCRSIDNKGDNNGNDKKQQSDMYTNAATMYDKEKKESYESCS